GTCCGCCAAGTATCCCTTGTTTCGCAAAGCGTCCGTGAACGCGACGCCAAATCGACCCGCAATGTGGTCGTAACAGGTCCGTGCGAAACAGAGTGCGGTCGCTTCAGTCGATTGGCGCAGGGAGCGTACGGGCGTGGGTGGGGACAGGGACGATATGGACTCGAGTGCCTTCGCTACGTCGGGACCCGCCAGTCGATAATACCGATGACGTCCCCATGCCTCCATGGTGAGGAGTCCTCCGGCCACCAATTTTGCAAGATGATTGCTGGCCGTTTGTGGTGACACGCGGGCCAGTTTCGCGAGTTCTCCTGCAGGAAGAGCCTGCCCGCCAAGGAGCGCCATGAGAATCGTTGTTCTCGTCACATCTCCAATGAGCGACGCTACTGTCGTGACATTGCCGTACAGAGTCATCCAATGAACCTCCCATGCGCTCTTTGATTGCAGTGTACCATCGCAACACTTCGATGCTACGTGAAATTTCTGCATGATACGATCATCCCGCTTTGGACACACAAAAGGGGATTATCGAATGACAGGCGGACTGAACACAGAAAAAACCCATCCATTGGCCGTGAGCGACTTATTTGTGGTCATCATTGCAGGCATCGGGCTATTGCTCTCCACACTCGATACCGGAATTATCAATGTAGCGCTTCCCACGCTGGTGCACGTGTTTCACTCGTCTCTGACAGCCATGTCTTGG
This portion of the Ferroacidibacillus organovorans genome encodes:
- a CDS encoding ArsR/SmtB family transcription factor — protein: MTLYGNVTTVASLIGDVTRTTILMALLGGQALPAGELAKLARVSPQTASNHLAKLVAGGLLTMEAWGRHRYYRLAGPDVAKALESISSLSPPTPVRSLRQSTEATALCFARTCYDHIAGRFGVAFTDALRNKGYLADREDGYIVTPLGAKWFETFGIAEKVVEKHGASVPRHVDWTERVHHMAGPIALAVTKRLLELDWIRRGPVRRSIVVTAMGREKLAQELGLNVEDER